AAATCAAATCTAATTAAATTGAATATCAATAGTATCTATTTAAATAAAAAAATAAGAGGTAACTACTGCTCAGGTGATAAATGTAATGCAAAAGAAATTAGATGGGTTAATTAATATTACTTCATACCCCGTAAACCAATTACAAGCAATGACACTAAGGATCATATATTCAGGTGAAGAGTAATCCTCTGAGAGATGTTGATGACTGGCAGTGACAGGAGAATGCATCAAGCAAGGCGCCACGCTAAAAAATAGTGCATTTTTCTGGCGCCGTTATTTTTTTGCTGATATCACTAATGGAGCAAACATCACCTGCAAAAATAATAAGGAATAATAATGCGTATTACCGATCTCCCGTTTAATACTACCGACTGGGCAGCACTCGTGGCAACTGAACATCCCGGCATTACCGGAAAAGCGTTATGGCGCACACAGCAATTTGGGGAAATACGCGTTCGGATGGTGGAATACACAGCCGGTTACCTCGCAGACCATTGGTGCCAAAAAGGCCACGTCTTATTTTGCCTTGCGGGGGAATTGCAAACCGAGCTGGAAGATGGCCGCCTGTTTACCTTAAAGCCCGGAATGAGCTATCAGGTGGCGGATAACGCCGAACCACACCGCTCTTCAACGGCTACTGGCGCAACGCTGTTTATTGTGGATTAGTCACTATGTTTCCTCTCAACACCTCACGCCTTAACTTAACGCAAATTACCGAGCAAGAGTGGCCGTTTTTCTTGCGCTTGCAACAAGATCCCATTGTGATGCGCTATGTTTCCGATGAACGACGTGAAGCAGAAGTCCGTCAGATTTTTAATGCGCGCCTGGTACGCTGGGAAACGCACAGTCCTCACTGGCTTTGTCTGGTGATGCGCGATAAACAGACCGGCACGCCGATTGGTTTCACCGGTTTTATACGCAGCGATAGCGATATGGCAGAAGTCGGATTTATTCTCGACCCGATATTTCATGGGCAAGGATACGGATATGAATCGCTTCACGCGGTATGCCAGTTTGCTTTTGAAAAATGCGCCATTCGCAAACTCACGGCAACGGTCACTGTCGGGAATATCGGCTCAAGGAAGGTTCTGGAAAAAGCGGGTTTTCAACTGGAAGGAGTACTTCGCGAAAACTATTTTCTCGCCGGGACCTGGCAGGATGACTGGATTTTGGGCCTGCTGAGAAGTGAGTTTTTATAAAACACGGGCCGCATCAAGGCGGCCCATACAGCGTGAATTCTTAGTTATACATCTCGGCAACACCAAACACTTTATTATCGCCACCCGCAGAAATAATGCGGATTGATTTCGCGCCAGCCTGCTCAGCTTTTGCTTGCAGTTGAGCCTGGAGGCTATCAATGTTTGACGCACCGCTGACGGAAACGGTACCGATTTTCTGGCTCTCAGCAGATGGAGCGGTTGCTGCAAAAGTGGAGAATGAAGCAGCGAGTGTCATAACTACGGCAAAATATTTGATGCTTTTCATGATAATTACCCTTGAGCTTGTTTATGTGTGAAAGCACGTTTGCTTTCGATGTGATAAGAATAGCTCTACGTCTCGAAGGGTGATAGCGGAATGATTCGCTCATTTCATTCAATATTTTTGATCGAAATTTAACAAGCGAAGATGAGATGAATTTCATCTTCGCCCGGCACTTCCTTATAAAAACATCCCGCCGGAGACTTCCACGCGCTGCGCGTTCATCCAGGCGCACTCATCGCTGAGAAGTGCGGCGATAGCGTTCCCAATATCATCCGGCTGCCCGACACGCCCAAGTGCGGTTTGTGCGGCGATAGCGTTCGCCACTTGTTCGTTATCACGAACCACGCCGCCGCCGAAATCAGTCGCAATCGCTCCCGGCGCAATAATGTTCGCTGAGATCCCTCGCGCGCCTAACTCTTTGGCCTGGTAGCGCGTCAGCACTTCCATTGCCCCTTTCATAGCGGCATAAGCGGCTTTACCGGGCAAGGCGAAACGCGTCAGGCCGCTGGAAACGTTGAGGATGCGTCCGCCGTCTTTAATCAACGGCAGCAAATGTTGAGTCAGGAAGAAGGGCCCCTTGAGATGAATGTTCATTAAATCATCAAACTGTTGCTCTGTTGTTTTTTCGAACAGCGCATCCAGACCCGTTCCGGCGTTGTTTAATAAATAATCAAAAGAATCGCGTTGCCATACATGTCGAAGCTGCTGTTTCACTTCTGTCGCGAAAGCAGTAAACCCCGCACTTTCGGCGACATTCAACTGAATTGCCACCGCTTTCACGCCTGTTAGCTCAATTTCACGCACCACTTCGTACGCTTCATGCTGCTTACTGTTGTAGGTCAAAATAATATTTACGCCGCGAGCTGCCAGCTTCAATGCAGCGTTTTTTCCTAATCCACGGCTGCCGCCGGTCACTAATGCGATGGTTTGACTCATGATTTGCCTCTTTGATGACTGTCAGGTGATTGAGGTAAAGCTTATTAGCTGCTACAAAATCAATAAAGAGTGCTATTTGCGCATCACTGTTTCACTGACAACAACAATGCGGAAAATAAGTGGATAAAATACAAGCAATGCAGTTGTTCATTAGAGTGGCTGAACTGGAGAGTTTTTCTCGCGCAGCAGACACTCTCGGCCTCCCTAAAGGTAGCGTATCGCGCCAGATTCAGGCGCTGGAAGGCGCACTGGGGACAAGGCTATTGCATCGCACCACGCGCCGGGTGCAACTGACCCAGGACGGCATGGTGTATTACGAGCGGTGTCGCGATTTATTGGCCAATCTCGACGAACTGGACGGGCTGTTTTTGCACGACCCCAGCAGCGTCAGCGGGCGTTTGCGCGTGGATATGACCGTGGGCCTCGCAAAAAATCTGGTGATCCCGAAACTCCCCGCCTTTTTGCAGCAATATCCCGGCATTGAGCTTGAGCTAAGCAGCAGCGATCGCATAGTCGATGTGGTGCGTGAAGGGTTCGATTGCGTGGTGCGCGTTGGGCAACTGAAAGATTCGGGCCTGGTGGCGCGTCCGCTGGGAAAACTGACGTTAATTAACTGCGCAAGCCCCGATTATCTGGCGCGTTTCGGTTATCCGGAAAGCCTTGACGATCTCGCGTCCCACGCCGTAGTGCATTACGCTTTAAACCTCGGCAGCCGCCCGCAAGGGTTTGAAGTCTTTGAAGATAAAAAAACACGCTGGGTAAAAACCGGCGGCGTGATAACCGTAAACAGCACCGAAACTTACCAGGCGGCCTGCCTGGCCGGGCTAGGGATTATTCAGGTGCCGCGCATTGGCGTGAAAGAGTTACTCAAGAGCAAAAAACTGGTGGAGATTCTGCCGCAATACCGTGCCGAACCAATGCCGGTTTCACTGCTTTATCCCCATCGTCGTAACCTCTCCCGCCGCGTTCATCTGTTCATGGAATGGCTCACCGGGCTAGTTAAAGGGTATGTGGATTAATACACCCGCTATAATTTCTTAAACATCCTGCAAAAACAAAAGGAAAAGTGACCTGATGACCACGCCGGATAGCAACGAGAAACGTCCTACCGAAACGCTGGATTACAAGCCTGTCGCTCAATTCCAGACAGAGCCAAAGTTCGAAGAAACACAGCCAGAACAGCCTGTTGACGCAGAGCCGCTGGTGAAAATTAAAAGCAGTAACGCGGCGGTAAACACCACCATTGATACGGTGAATAAAACGGTGAGGCGCCCGATGGTGGCGCATTTGATTCGCGCCACCGAACGGTTTAATGACCGTCTTGGTAATCAGTTTGGTGCGGCGATTACCTATTTTTCATTCTTATCATTGATTCCAATAATGATGGTCGCCTTTGCCGCGGGCGGGTATGTTCTCGCCTCACATCCTACGCTGCTCCAGGATATTTTTAACAAAATCTTTGAGAACGTTAGCGACCCAACGCTTGCCGCCACGCTTAAAAGCACGATTAACACCGCCGTCCAACAGCGTACAACGGTGGGGCTAGTCGGGCTGTTAATCGCCCTTTATTCGGGGATTAACTGGATGGGTAATCTGCGTGAAGCGGTGCGTGCTCAGTCGCGGGATAAATGGGAGCGCAATCCGCAGGACGACGAGAAGTTCTGGGTAAAATACCTGCGTGATTTTGTCTCGCTGATTGGCCTGCTGATTGCGCTGATTGTGACGCTGTCTATCACCTCAATTGCCGGTTCCGCGCAGGCAACGATCATCACTTTCCTGCATCTTGACGGCATTGACTGGCTGAAACCCGCCTGGCATTTGATTGGCCTCGCGATCTCTATTTTTGCAAACTACCTGCTGTTCTTCTGGATTTTCTGGCGGTTACCGCGCCATCGCCCGCGTAAAAAAGCGCTGATTCGCGGCACGTTTATCGCGGCTATCGGATTTGAGGTGATCAAAATCATTATGACTTACAGCCTGCCAAAGCTGGTGAGCTCCCCGTCTGGTGCGGCGTTTGGCTCGGTCTTAGGTTTAATGGCATTTTTCTACTTCTTCGCTCGCTTGACGCTATTTTGCGCCGCGTGGATTGCCACCGCGCAATACAAAGACGACCCGCGAATGCCGGGCAAAACGCAGAATTAGCCTTCTCTAACACGTACGGCGGATAAGCCTTAGCGCTGTCCGCCATCTCACCTGGCTGCGCCGGAAGGCGCTTCGCTTATCCGCTCTACACTCTTCCCACCCCGTAAACCCAGCATATAAATCCAACCCGTAACTTTTATTTAACCTAAAAGCAGTTTTATTCGCTGATTTTTTAAAATTGTGAAGCATGACATAGATAGATATTTCCGAGACTGAAAATTATCCTCTTATTGCTCGTTAATCGCACAGCCGGGCTCACAAACGCGCGTTGAAATGCGCCTTTTGCTGTGCGTAATATGGCCTTTCGTTCGCTAAAATAAGAAAAATCTATGCAAGCCACCATCGCCACTCAAGTTAATACCGAAACTGACGCCACGCCCGTCAACTCACGCGGAAAAGTTGTCGTTGCCTCGCTTGTCGGCACCGCCATCGAATTCTTCGATTTCTACATTTATGCTACTGCGGCCGTTATCGTTTTCCCGCATATATTCTTCCCGCAGGGTGATCCGACGGCTGCCACGCTACAATCTCTGGCGACCTTTGCGATTGCCTTTGTGGCACGCCCGATAGGTTCTGCTCTATTCGGCCACTTTGGCGACCGCGTTGGACGCAAAGTGACTTTGGTAGCCTCCCTGCTAACGATGGGTGTTTCAACCGTAGTGATTGGCCTGCTGCCAAGCTACGAAACGATTGGCGTGTTGGCACCCATGCTGCTGGCTTTAGCCCGCTTTGGGCAGGGTTTAGGGTTGGGCGGCGAATGGGGCGGTGCGGCGTTGCTGGCAACCGAGAATGCTCCGCCGCGCAAACGCGCTCTTTACGGCTCATTCCCGCAGTTGGGTGCGCCAATCGGCTTCTTCTTTGCCAATGGCACTTTCTTACTACTTTCCTGGCTGCTGACCGACGAGCAGTTTATGAGTTGGGGCTGGCGCGTACCGTTTATTCTTTCTGCAGTACTGGTGATCATCGGCCTGTACGTGCGTGTTTCGCTGCATGAAACACCGGTCTTCGCCAAAATTGCCAAAGCGGGCAAGCAGGTGAAAATCCCGCTCGGCACTCTGCTAACTAAACACCTGAAAGCCACCGTCATCGGCACGTTTATCATGCTGGCGACCTATACCCTGTTTTACATCATGACCGTCTATTCCATGACGTTCAGCACCGCAGCGGTGCCGGTTGGCCTCGGTTTCTCACGCAATGATGTACTGTGGATGCTGATGATGGCGGTAATTGGTTTTGGTGTGATGGTGCCTATTGCGGGTTATCTGGCCGATAAGTTTGGCCGCCGTAAGTGCATGATTGTAATCACCAGCCTGATGATTGTGTTCGCTTTAGTGGTGTTCCAGCCGCTGTTAGGCTCCGGCAACCCAAAGCTTGTGATGGCGTTCCTGCTGATTGGCTTGAGCCTGATGGGTTTGACCTTCGGCCCAATGGGCGCGTTACTGCCTGAACTGTTCCCGACCGAAGTGCGTTATACCGGGGCATCGTTCTCATATAACGTGGCGTCGATTCTGGGTGCGTCAGTCGCGCCGTACATCGCCACCTGGTTGCAGGCGAATTACGGTCTGTTCTACGTGGGCTTGTATCTGGCGGCGATGTCAGCGATTACGCTAGTTGCGTTGCTGGTGTCGAAAGAGACGCGTCATTTGTCACTGTAGCGTGGGTTTTTCCTCCTCCACCTTAGGGCTGTCTCTTATAGAGATTTCACTCAGGCGGGGTAGCCGACCCCACCCCAGCCCTCCCCTTTCCAGGGGAGGGAGCTCATGTTTTTGGCTCCTCCCCCTGGTAAGGGGGAGGCTGGGTGGGGGTCATTTGTTCCCGACACTGGCAGAGTCAACGTCACCAGCACATATGCTCAAAAATATGACCAAGCGGCAGCCCTCAGGGAGAGGGCGTGCAAACTTAAATCACTTCTTCATCTGCCCCAAAATATTCTGGCATTGATTCTGCCCACCTTCTGAAGGTGAAATCAGTGCCAGCAGCGCGGCGGCTGGCGTGACCAGCGTTGCCAACGCTGCCGCTACCGCACCACGCGCAATCAGCGGCCCCGCTTTCACACCGGCATCCGGGTTTTTGAACGTGCCGCGCACATACAGCGGTGAGCGCAGCGTAATAATACGAATCCCTTTACTCTCCGGATCAATAGTTAAATCCAGGCGCTCGCTGGCGAAATTAGTGGTGCCGGTAACGTTAATCAGGGCGTTTTCCGTATCAAAGGCAAATATACGCGGAGTCGCCACGCCGCCGCGTAAATCGAGGTTTGCCGCCGCACAGTTTATCCGCACTTCGTCATCCCCAAAGATTTGCCCCACGATATAGTTCCCGACGTTCAGACCGACAATTTCCATCAAGTTACGGCTGATAAGCCCGTCGTTCATCAGCAGTTTCAGGTTGCCGTCGCTGCTGCCGAGCAGCTCTGCGATAGAGTTGCCCCGGCCCCGCAAATCAGCATCGCCATTAAGCTCGCCGAGCGTTTTCTGCATCGATTCCACTTTCGGCATGAGCTGTTTGAGCTGTAAACGGCGCGCCTGAATATCCGCTTTCCCCTGCATCGGCTTTTTATCGCCTTCAAGGTGGATATTGGCGCTGATGGTGCCGCCCGCCATGCCAAATTTCAGCGGCTGGAGACGCAAGTCGGCATTTTTAAGAATCACATGCGTGCTGAGATTGCTCAGTGGCAACGTGCCGCTGTGTTCGATACGCCCGCCTTTAAAGCGCACATCCGCATCCATCACGTCCCATTTGTCGGTTTCAAAGCGGTCATACGGCAGGACTTTATCGCTCGGTTGGACGGTTTTCTCGCCTTTGGCCTGTTCAGCTTTTTTACTTTGCTGCGCGCCTTTACCGGAATCCACGCCAATCAGCGGGCCTAAATCCGCCAGTCGTAGCTGTTTCGATTCCAGGTCGCCTTCCAGTTTTGGCCGGGGTTTGCCCTGCGAGTATGTCAGCGAGCCATGAATATCGCTGTCGCCAATGCGCCCGTTGAAATTCTGATAGCGGAAAACCGAGCCTTTATCAGGGTCAATTTTTGCCAGCAAACGTCCATCCGTTTCAAACGGCGGTGTATCCGGCAAAAGCACGCCGGTTAAGTCGTAAAGATTTCCCAGCGAATCGCCGGAGAATTTTAGCTGGAGATCCACGCCGCCCATTTTCATCGGGTCGTTGATGGTGCCGATAAACGCCACGCGTGAATTACCGGAGCGCACATCAGCTTGCACAGGGAAGGCTGTTTCCCCTTCGCTGCGCAGCGCTAGCATGCCGCCAATTTTGCCGCTGCCTTCGATGGGTTCGCCGTTATAACGCCCAGTGACTTTCAGGCCAAAGACATAATCCCCGGCTTTCGCGGCATCTTTCCCGGTGGGTTTGCGCCCTTCCACTTCACTAAAGGGCAAAGGCTTGCCGAGCGGGTCGACGAGAATTTCTATATCCGCTTTGGTGAGTTTGTCGTTAACCGCAATACGGCCTTTGTCGAACAGAATATTGTCCATTCTGAAGGACCAGTCTGACGGCGGCTGGTTGGGATCTTTTTGCTTGTCGCTTGCCAGGTTAAACGTCCAGTTATTGTTTTTTTCAGACAGGCGAATGATCCGCGCATCGGGCTGAACGAGTTTAATCCATGGGATATAGACAGTTTTGGTGAGTAGCGCGAGCGGAGCCAGCGTGGCATCCACGCGAGGTAAATGCACCATCGTCACTTCAGGAATTTCCGGCGGGTTGCCAAGCAAGATATCTTCGGCATGAACGTGCGGCCACGGCACCCAACTGCGCCAGCCCGTTTCTTCTTTATTACGCTCCCAGACTACGCCTAAATCGCCACGAATGGCGAAGGGCCGGTTGAGTTCCGTCGAGACTTTTTGGTTGATGGTCGGTTTGAGTCGATTCCAGTCAAACGTCGCAATCACAATGATTGCCACCACAACCAACAACAATAAACCCCCGACGACGCCGCTAACGATTTTTCCAGCTTTGGTCATGCCTTTCACCCTTTCCTGATGTGGATCGCTTTCACTAAAGATAGTTTAGCGGGGCGAAAACGGTATCAAGTTAAGCGAGTTAGCACGTTTTCCAACTGTTCAAAGGGGATCGGACGCGAGAGAAAATAGCCTTGTGCCGCAAATGCCGGAGAGTTTTGCACGTCGCGCCATTCATCTTCAGTTTCAACACCTTCGACGATAACGCCCTTGCAGTAGCGATTCATTAATTGCAGCAGCATGGTGAATAGATTGCGGCCTTCGTCGGTCGTGCGCAGCATGATGAACAGGTCGCGGGCGACTTTGATGTAATCATAATGCATTTCACTTAATGCAGAAAAGTTGGCAACGCCGGTGCCAAAATCATCCAGCCATAGCGGACCGAATTCGTGCATGCCTGCAAGCGTAACCGCCTGCGGTTGGGTGATGTTTTCCACCAGTTCGAAACGCACCCACGGCATTTGGTTAATTAGCGCCAAAATCGGCTGATGTTGTTTCATCGCCATCAGCGTTGGGCCGTCGACGTTCACCGACGCTAAAATGCCGTAGCCGAGGAAAATGGATTCCCAATCTTTCAACAGGATGAGTTGCTCTTCGATAACCATTAGCCGGGTACGGCTTGAGACTGATGAAAAGTAGCGGTCGGGTGGAATGCGAATCTCCGGTTCTTCCGGGTGAGTGACCACCGTCAGCAATTCGATTGCCATTAAATGGCCGTCTATTTTATAGATCGGCTGAAAGGTGTACTTCCGCTGGCACTGTAGCCAGAACCGCCGCTCCTGCAAACTTTCGACACTCGCCTCAAGCGTATTAAGCCGGTGAGTGATCTGCTTAAACTTCATCATGTACGTCCCGTTTACCTTGATAACTCAGATGGCCCATCGACAAGTTATCGGCGTAGCGCATGAGAACTTTATGTTCGCTTTCAGTACAACCGCAATGAGCGGCTATTCCTTCTCATGGGCAATAAGCTGCCTTAGCTCAAAGTTTTTCGAAACATCGTTTTAAATTGTTTGACTCGTTTTTAGCCGCCCATCAAACTAGCGCTAATTTCATTAATTCAGGTCTACTGCTATGCCAACGCGCAAAATCGCCGTCATCGGTGAATGTATGATTGAACTGTCGCAAAAAGGTGCGGAAGTTAGCCGCGGCTTTGGTGGCGACACCCTTAACACCTCTGTATATATCGCACGCCAGGTTGACGCGAGCGATCTTGAAGTCCACTACGTTACTGCGCTGGGCGAAGATAACTTCAGCCAGCAAATGCTGGACGCATGGCATCAAGAAAACGTGCATACCGAGCTGACACAGCGCCTGGAGCACCGTTTGCCTGGTCTGTATTACATCGAAACCGATTCAACCGGCGAGCGCACGTTCTACTACTGGCGCAACGAAGCCGCCGCCCGTTTCTGGCTGGAAAGCGATCAAGCGCAGGCTATTTGCGCTGAACTGGCGCAGTTTGATTACCTGTATCTGAGCGGCATCAGCCTCGCAATTCTCAACGCGGCGAGCCGTGAAAAACTGATGGCGTTGTTGACCCAATGCCGCGCTAACGGCTGCAAAGTTATCTTCGATAACAACTACCGTCCACGCCTGTGGGCCAGCCGTGAAGAGACGCAGCAGGTTTATCAGCAAATGCTGGCCTGCACCGACATCGCGTTCCTGACGCTGGATGACGAAGATTTGTTGTGGGGCGAGAAGCCGGTTGAAGAAGTGATTCACCGTACTCAGGCGGCTGGCGTGCGCGAAGTGGTGATCAAGCGTGGCGCTGATTCTTGCCTGGTCGCTATTCAGGGTGAATCGCTGTTAGAAGTGCCTGCGGTTAAATTACCGAAAGAGAAAGTGATTGATACTACCGCGGCGGGTGACTCCTTTAGCGCGGGCTATCTGGCGGTGCGTTTGACGGGTGGCAGTGCTGAGGATGCGGCAAAACGCGGGCATTTGACGGCGAGCACGGTGATTCAGTATCGCGGCGCGATCATTCCGAAAGAAGCGATGCCAGGCTAAAACAACCCGGCCCTCTCCCTGAGGGAGAGGGAAAAATAATGGTGAGGGCGTTCGTTCCCTCACCAATCATCACTGCGCAGGCGGAATATCTGACACATCCTGCTTCGGCTCATCCGTTAAAGGAAGCGCTTTAGAAGGCACCATCACCTTATCCCACGTCGCTTGCAGATCTTTCATGTTGTACTCAGGCTCACCTTTCGGCTGCAACAACACTAACGCCATATCCTGCGACAACTGCTGGCGCAAATCCTGATTCAACACGCTTAGCGTCAGGCTGTTCAGGAAATCCTGACGCAGCTTCTGGTACTGCTCTGGCGCGATGTCGACAACCTGGTTCTGCAACGAACGCATGCGCTGACTAATCAGTACATCGGTATCGGTGCGCGCGTAGGTGGCAAACAGCTTAGTGAGCTCATCTTTTTTCTGCGCAATTAACGCATCAAATTCTTCCTGCGACAGACCTTTATCCCGCACGCTCAACAACTCTTTCCCGACGGTAGTCAAATTAGCGTTGAGTTTCTCGTTTGGCGATTCCAGGTTTATGCCGCACTGGGCACGCTGATAAAGCACGCGGCAATCGAAGCTGAGGTTGAGATCCTGGATATTCTGCTTGCTGAGGTTTTGCTGCACATGCCAGAACAGCGCCTCACGTGCGAGATCGGCACGCCAGTAACGCAACAGTGCGGATGACTCACGAATAGGCTGCCAGGCGTTGTCCCACATCAGGGAGAGGCGATCCTGGCGCACGCTGTCAGTCATCAAACTCACCGGAGTGCGTTTAAGCGGAGAAAGTGTGGCGACCGGCGCAGGCGTTTCACGTTTGCCCTTCAGGGTGCCAAACGTTTTATTGATTTGATCGGCAATGTTTCGGCTATCAACGTTCCCCACCACAATCAGCGTCATGGCGTCTGGGGTGTACCATTTCTGGTAGAACGCTTTCAGTTGCTCGTTATCGACCGGTTGCTTGAGATCTTCTGCCGGGTCATGGCCCAGAAGCGTGGAGCCTTGCAGACGATAGCGCCACCAGTTGTCTTTGGTGTTCATCGGCCAGGTCGCCACCATATCCTGAGTTTGCAGCGCAACATTCACCGTTTCC
This genomic window from Buttiauxella gaviniae contains:
- a CDS encoding DHCW motif cupin fold protein, translated to MRITDLPFNTTDWAALVATEHPGITGKALWRTQQFGEIRVRMVEYTAGYLADHWCQKGHVLFCLAGELQTELEDGRLFTLKPGMSYQVADNAEPHRSSTATGATLFIVD
- a CDS encoding GNAT family N-acetyltransferase produces the protein MFPLNTSRLNLTQITEQEWPFFLRLQQDPIVMRYVSDERREAEVRQIFNARLVRWETHSPHWLCLVMRDKQTGTPIGFTGFIRSDSDMAEVGFILDPIFHGQGYGYESLHAVCQFAFEKCAIRKLTATVTVGNIGSRKVLEKAGFQLEGVLRENYFLAGTWQDDWILGLLRSEFL
- a CDS encoding DUF1471 domain-containing protein, whose protein sequence is MKSIKYFAVVMTLAASFSTFAATAPSAESQKIGTVSVSGASNIDSLQAQLQAKAEQAGAKSIRIISAGGDNKVFGVAEMYN
- a CDS encoding SDR family NAD(P)-dependent oxidoreductase, which codes for MSQTIALVTGGSRGLGKNAALKLAARGVNIILTYNSKQHEAYEVVREIELTGVKAVAIQLNVAESAGFTAFATEVKQQLRHVWQRDSFDYLLNNAGTGLDALFEKTTEQQFDDLMNIHLKGPFFLTQHLLPLIKDGGRILNVSSGLTRFALPGKAAYAAMKGAMEVLTRYQAKELGARGISANIIAPGAIATDFGGGVVRDNEQVANAIAAQTALGRVGQPDDIGNAIAALLSDECAWMNAQRVEVSGGMFL
- a CDS encoding LysR family transcriptional regulator, whose amino-acid sequence is MDKIQAMQLFIRVAELESFSRAADTLGLPKGSVSRQIQALEGALGTRLLHRTTRRVQLTQDGMVYYERCRDLLANLDELDGLFLHDPSSVSGRLRVDMTVGLAKNLVIPKLPAFLQQYPGIELELSSSDRIVDVVREGFDCVVRVGQLKDSGLVARPLGKLTLINCASPDYLARFGYPESLDDLASHAVVHYALNLGSRPQGFEVFEDKKTRWVKTGGVITVNSTETYQAACLAGLGIIQVPRIGVKELLKSKKLVEILPQYRAEPMPVSLLYPHRRNLSRRVHLFMEWLTGLVKGYVD
- the yhjD gene encoding inner membrane protein YhjD, yielding MTTPDSNEKRPTETLDYKPVAQFQTEPKFEETQPEQPVDAEPLVKIKSSNAAVNTTIDTVNKTVRRPMVAHLIRATERFNDRLGNQFGAAITYFSFLSLIPIMMVAFAAGGYVLASHPTLLQDIFNKIFENVSDPTLAATLKSTINTAVQQRTTVGLVGLLIALYSGINWMGNLREAVRAQSRDKWERNPQDDEKFWVKYLRDFVSLIGLLIALIVTLSITSIAGSAQATIITFLHLDGIDWLKPAWHLIGLAISIFANYLLFFWIFWRLPRHRPRKKALIRGTFIAAIGFEVIKIIMTYSLPKLVSSPSGAAFGSVLGLMAFFYFFARLTLFCAAWIATAQYKDDPRMPGKTQN
- a CDS encoding MFS transporter, whose product is MQATIATQVNTETDATPVNSRGKVVVASLVGTAIEFFDFYIYATAAVIVFPHIFFPQGDPTAATLQSLATFAIAFVARPIGSALFGHFGDRVGRKVTLVASLLTMGVSTVVIGLLPSYETIGVLAPMLLALARFGQGLGLGGEWGGAALLATENAPPRKRALYGSFPQLGAPIGFFFANGTFLLLSWLLTDEQFMSWGWRVPFILSAVLVIIGLYVRVSLHETPVFAKIAKAGKQVKIPLGTLLTKHLKATVIGTFIMLATYTLFYIMTVYSMTFSTAAVPVGLGFSRNDVLWMLMMAVIGFGVMVPIAGYLADKFGRRKCMIVITSLMIVFALVVFQPLLGSGNPKLVMAFLLIGLSLMGLTFGPMGALLPELFPTEVRYTGASFSYNVASILGASVAPYIATWLQANYGLFYVGLYLAAMSAITLVALLVSKETRHLSL
- a CDS encoding AsmA family protein; the encoded protein is MTKAGKIVSGVVGGLLLLVVVAIIVIATFDWNRLKPTINQKVSTELNRPFAIRGDLGVVWERNKEETGWRSWVPWPHVHAEDILLGNPPEIPEVTMVHLPRVDATLAPLALLTKTVYIPWIKLVQPDARIIRLSEKNNNWTFNLASDKQKDPNQPPSDWSFRMDNILFDKGRIAVNDKLTKADIEILVDPLGKPLPFSEVEGRKPTGKDAAKAGDYVFGLKVTGRYNGEPIEGSGKIGGMLALRSEGETAFPVQADVRSGNSRVAFIGTINDPMKMGGVDLQLKFSGDSLGNLYDLTGVLLPDTPPFETDGRLLAKIDPDKGSVFRYQNFNGRIGDSDIHGSLTYSQGKPRPKLEGDLESKQLRLADLGPLIGVDSGKGAQQSKKAEQAKGEKTVQPSDKVLPYDRFETDKWDVMDADVRFKGGRIEHSGTLPLSNLSTHVILKNADLRLQPLKFGMAGGTISANIHLEGDKKPMQGKADIQARRLQLKQLMPKVESMQKTLGELNGDADLRGRGNSIAELLGSSDGNLKLLMNDGLISRNLMEIVGLNVGNYIVGQIFGDDEVRINCAAANLDLRGGVATPRIFAFDTENALINVTGTTNFASERLDLTIDPESKGIRIITLRSPLYVRGTFKNPDAGVKAGPLIARGAVAAALATLVTPAAALLALISPSEGGQNQCQNILGQMKK
- the pdeH gene encoding cyclic-guanylate-specific phosphodiesterase, with product MKFKQITHRLNTLEASVESLQERRFWLQCQRKYTFQPIYKIDGHLMAIELLTVVTHPEEPEIRIPPDRYFSSVSSRTRLMVIEEQLILLKDWESIFLGYGILASVNVDGPTLMAMKQHQPILALINQMPWVRFELVENITQPQAVTLAGMHEFGPLWLDDFGTGVANFSALSEMHYDYIKVARDLFIMLRTTDEGRNLFTMLLQLMNRYCKGVIVEGVETEDEWRDVQNSPAFAAQGYFLSRPIPFEQLENVLTRLT
- a CDS encoding sugar kinase, whose amino-acid sequence is MPTRKIAVIGECMIELSQKGAEVSRGFGGDTLNTSVYIARQVDASDLEVHYVTALGEDNFSQQMLDAWHQENVHTELTQRLEHRLPGLYYIETDSTGERTFYYWRNEAAARFWLESDQAQAICAELAQFDYLYLSGISLAILNAASREKLMALLTQCRANGCKVIFDNNYRPRLWASREETQQVYQQMLACTDIAFLTLDDEDLLWGEKPVEEVIHRTQAAGVREVVIKRGADSCLVAIQGESLLEVPAVKLPKEKVIDTTAAGDSFSAGYLAVRLTGGSAEDAAKRGHLTASTVIQYRGAIIPKEAMPG
- a CDS encoding M16 family metallopeptidase, whose amino-acid sequence is MQGTKIRLLAGGLLLVAAASNVQAEALQPDPAWQQGTLANGFQWQVLATPQRPSDRVEVRLMINTGSLTETTQQSGYSHFLPRLALTQSGSLQPLQARSLWQQSVDPKRPMPPVVVSYDFTLFNLSLPNNRNDLLKEALTYLADSSGKMAITPETVNVALQTQDMVATWPMNTKDNWWRYRLQGSTLLGHDPAEDLKQPVDNEQLKAFYQKWYTPDAMTLIVVGNVDSRNIADQINKTFGTLKGKRETPAPVATLSPLKRTPVSLMTDSVRQDRLSLMWDNAWQPIRESSALLRYWRADLAREALFWHVQQNLSKQNIQDLNLSFDCRVLYQRAQCGINLESPNEKLNANLTTVGKELLSVRDKGLSQEEFDALIAQKKDELTKLFATYARTDTDVLISQRMRSLQNQVVDIAPEQYQKLRQDFLNSLTLSVLNQDLRQQLSQDMALVLLQPKGEPEYNMKDLQATWDKVMVPSKALPLTDEPKQDVSDIPPAQ